One Desulfobacterales bacterium DNA segment encodes these proteins:
- a CDS encoding SdpI family protein, with the protein MDNQSLFLSIGNILTGILIIGICIPLLKGKIKMNKWYGMRFKKSFESEENWYKINTYGAKRMIIWSSVLVMIGIINLWLPISGRNGLILLFGFAPLVILIPIIECYLFMKNL; encoded by the coding sequence ATGGATAACCAAAGTTTATTTTTATCAATCGGAAACATATTGACAGGCATATTAATAATTGGAATTTGTATTCCCTTGTTAAAGGGCAAAATAAAAATGAATAAATGGTATGGAATGAGATTTAAAAAATCATTTGAATCAGAAGAAAATTGGTATAAAATAAATACCTATGGCGCTAAAAGAATGATTATATGGTCTTCTGTTTTAGTAATGATAGGAATAATAAATTTATGGCTTCCTATAAGTGGAAGGAATGGATTAATTTTATTGTTTGGATTCGCTCCATTAGTTATACTCATTCCAATAATTGAATGCTATCTTTTTATGAAGAATTTATAG
- a CDS encoding PAS domain S-box protein yields the protein MFIIISFIVSKLVEEIKQTEQSLQKSERHYRRIFNSINDGIFILDLEKNKFTDVNNVACRRLGYAREEFLTMNPDGITLPENKDKIDIQIQKTLKKGYNRIETAYLKKDGDVILIELRSTIIEYDGKKMILSLVRDISERKAAEEAKIKLEDLVRSSNEGIIGETLEGIVETWNRGAEKIYGYTSDEMLGNQISILIPENRIPEFDEIIGKIKKGDRVEQFETERKRKDGKIINVSLTVSPIKTSDGKITGASIIARDFTEKIKIENQLRHSQKLEAIGALAGGIAHDFNNILFPIMGYAEMTRDYANDNSIKNNMEQIILASERARKLVEQILTFSRQKEEMKKPVQIKLIVKEVIKLLKASFPSTIAIKQSLMKDTPYVLADTTQIHQIVMNLCTNAYYAMREKGGTLEIKLKEIQLTQEDIISEPDLIPGLYILLTVADTGTGIERHLLERIFESYFTTKPVGEGTGLGLSTVHGIVKSFGGKISVYSEIGQGTTFNIYLPCIKAETNIDFKTIDESIPTGTEHILVLDDETAIIDILTSSLQYLGYKVTSKSNGIEGIELFKSNPNGFDVIITDMTMPKMTGINFAREVLKIRPDIPIILCTGFSEIITEEAVKSMGIREFIMKPILKKEIANVLRKVLN from the coding sequence ATGTTTATAATTATATCCTTTATTGTTTCAAAATTAGTCGAAGAAATAAAGCAGACTGAACAATCTTTACAAAAATCTGAAAGGCATTATAGACGAATATTTAATAGCATAAATGATGGAATCTTTATACTTGACCTTGAAAAAAATAAATTTACAGATGTGAATAATGTTGCGTGTAGACGTTTAGGATATGCAAGAGAAGAATTTTTAACTATGAATCCTGATGGTATAACGCTTCCTGAAAATAAAGATAAAATAGATATTCAAATACAAAAAACCTTGAAAAAAGGCTACAATCGAATAGAGACAGCATATTTAAAAAAAGATGGAGATGTAATACTAATTGAATTAAGAAGCACTATTATAGAATATGACGGTAAAAAAATGATATTAAGTCTTGTAAGGGACATATCAGAAAGAAAAGCTGCTGAAGAAGCTAAAATCAAACTTGAAGACCTTGTTAGGTCGTCTAATGAGGGTATTATTGGTGAAACATTGGAAGGAATAGTTGAAACATGGAACAGAGGTGCAGAAAAAATATATGGCTACACAAGCGATGAAATGCTTGGAAATCAAATATCCATCCTTATTCCAGAAAATAGGATACCAGAATTTGATGAAATAATTGGAAAGATAAAAAAAGGCGACCGCGTTGAACAATTTGAGACTGAAAGAAAAAGAAAAGACGGTAAAATAATAAATGTTTCTTTAACGGTTTCTCCGATTAAAACTTCTGACGGTAAAATAACAGGAGCATCAATAATTGCAAGGGACTTTACGGAAAAAATAAAAATCGAAAATCAACTTAGACATTCTCAAAAATTAGAAGCAATAGGCGCATTAGCAGGAGGAATAGCCCATGACTTCAACAATATTCTTTTTCCGATAATGGGTTATGCTGAAATGACAAGGGATTATGCTAATGACAATTCAATAAAAAACAATATGGAGCAAATAATTTTAGCATCTGAAAGAGCAAGAAAATTAGTTGAACAAATACTAACATTTAGCAGACAAAAAGAAGAAATGAAAAAGCCAGTTCAGATTAAATTGATTGTAAAAGAAGTTATAAAGCTCTTAAAAGCATCTTTTCCGAGTACGATTGCTATTAAACAATCTTTAATGAAAGATACTCCCTATGTTCTTGCTGACACTACCCAAATCCATCAAATAGTTATGAATTTATGCACAAACGCTTATTATGCTATGCGCGAAAAAGGAGGTACTCTTGAAATAAAGTTAAAAGAAATTCAATTAACTCAAGAAGATATTATTTCAGAGCCAGATTTGATTCCAGGGTTATATATTTTACTTACAGTAGCGGATACAGGAACTGGAATCGAGCGACATCTTCTTGAACGAATTTTTGAGTCTTATTTTACTACAAAGCCTGTAGGTGAAGGCACAGGTCTTGGACTTTCAACTGTTCATGGAATTGTAAAAAGCTTTGGCGGAAAAATAAGTGTTTACAGTGAAATAGGGCAGGGGACTACTTTTAATATTTATCTTCCATGTATAAAAGCTGAAACAAATATTGATTTTAAAACAATTGATGAATCAATACCAACTGGGACTGAACATATTCTTGTTTTAGACGATGAAACAGCAATTATCGATATTCTTACATCAAGTCTGCAATACCTTGGATATAAAGTAACTTCAAAGTCTAATGGAATTGAAGGTATTGAACTTTTCAAAAGTAATCCCAACGGCTTTGACGTGATAATTACAGATATGACAATGCCAAAAATGACTGGAATTAACTTTGCTCGAGAAGTCCTTAAAATAAGGCCAGATATTCCCATCATACTCTGTACTGGTTTTAGTGAAATCATCACAGAAGAAGCTGTAAAATCAATGGGAATAAGAGAATTTATTATGAAACCTATTTTAAAAAAAGAAATTGCGAATGTATTAAGAAAAGTTCTTAATTAA